In Thermobaculum terrenum ATCC BAA-798, the DNA window CAAACCCACAGCTTTCTTGACAGCATTCAGAACTACTGCAGATGTCTCGCGTGCACGCTCAGCTCCCTGAGCCAGAACGTTCTCCAGATAAGATGGATCCTGTCTTATATCACGATACCTCTCCTGGAGAGGAGCCAGGTACTCAACCAACCTTTCAGCAAGCTCCCGCTTAAGATCGGCATAACCCTTTCCTTCAAAGTGAGCCTCTATCTCCTCCTCGGATTGACCAGTGACAGCCTGATAAATAGTTAGAAGGTTATACAAACCTGGCCTTTCCGGGTCGAACTTTATATCTCTACCAGGGTCAGTCACTGCCCTAGCAATCTTCTTCCTGATATCATCTGGACTATCCAAAAGCCTAATAGCATGGTATCTACTCTTCTCACTCTTGCTCATCTTCTTGGTAGGATCATCCAGTCCCATCACGCGAGCACCATACTTAGGTATGTATGGTTCAGGTATGGCCAATGTATCACCAAACAGTCGATTGAACCTCTCAGCCAGATCCCGCGCAAGCTCAAGATGCTGCTTTTGATCCTCTCCTACGGGCACATAGAGAGGTACTGGGGGAACGTTTCCATATAGCAGGATATCTGCAGCCTGAAGCACAGGGTAATCAAAGAGCCCGACACTGGACCTCTCTCTATCACCCTTCGATTTTTCTTTGAACTGAGTCATGCGTTCCAGCCACCCCATTGGTGCGATGCAGTTAAGTATCCAGCAAAGCTCAGTATGAGCTGGGACATGCGACTGCACGAATATAGTCGATACCTTTGGATCCACTCCGCAGGCGATATATAGCGCTGCCACCTCTCTTGTCTTTTCGTAAAGCTCCTTAGGATCCTGAGGGGTGGTGATAGCATGCATATTGACTATGCAGAAGAAGGAGTCATGCTCGTACTGCATAGCAACCCAGTTCTTGATAGCGCCTATATAGTTGCCTATATGTAGGT includes these proteins:
- the trpS gene encoding tryptophan--tRNA ligase; translated protein: MSVSELEKVPANLSQAPKSRVLSGIMPTGDLHIGNYIGAIKNWVAMQYEHDSFFCIVNMHAITTPQDPKELYEKTREVAALYIACGVDPKVSTIFVQSHVPAHTELCWILNCIAPMGWLERMTQFKEKSKGDRERSSVGLFDYPVLQAADILLYGNVPPVPLYVPVGEDQKQHLELARDLAERFNRLFGDTLAIPEPYIPKYGARVMGLDDPTKKMSKSEKSRYHAIRLLDSPDDIRKKIARAVTDPGRDIKFDPERPGLYNLLTIYQAVTGQSEEEIEAHFEGKGYADLKRELAERLVEYLAPLQERYRDIRQDPSYLENVLAQGAERARETSAVVLNAVKKAVGLE